One part of the Streptomyces lydicus genome encodes these proteins:
- a CDS encoding transglycosylase domain-containing protein, translating into MPKKRDGGGLSKTQQAAKFLGVSVLAGAVLAGLALPAAGALGLAAKGSVEGFDEIPANLKTPPLSQRTTIQDADGGEIAKVYSRDRTVVGLKDMSPYIRQAIVAIEDARFYEHGAIDLKGILRAANKNAQSGGVSQGASTLTQQYVKNVFVEEAGDNPTKVAQATQQTIGRKVKELKYAIQIEKELGKRKILQNYLNITFFGQQAYGIEAAAQRYFSKHAKDLTLEESALLAGIVQSPSRYDPLNNPQEATRRRNTVLQRMADLKDITRAQADAAAQKPIKLAVSRPKNGCITATHGAGFFCDYIRKVFLGDKTFGKTRKERAKRWDQGGMTIRTTLDPQTQKSIQASIGDHVYEDDPVATAATIVEPGTGKILGMGQSRPYGFGENQTVINLSVDHSMGGGAGYLPGSTFKPVIAAAALEQGTSPEQQYPSPYRMPYPSPVQTCNGEWHGTPADTTENENKEEVGPYGMKEATAKSVNTYFVQLISDMGICPAVKMAQKMGIERADGKPLQQVPSMTLGTQEMSPLTMAAGYATFASGGQYCSPVAIESITDARGRAMKVPQTSCRTAMSKKTADTINTLLKGVVEDGTGKEAGLKGRDSAGKTGTTDSRYAAWFVGYTPNAAGAVWVGDPQHRRKMYNITIGGVPHDKVYGADTPGPIWRDAMTGALVGRPAPALPTVPIDDPVKDRNKGDDGGKGGGKHKPGRGHGGDNKPGGGGWDIPGWPDILGGGNGGW; encoded by the coding sequence ATGCCTAAGAAGCGCGATGGCGGAGGTCTGTCCAAGACGCAGCAGGCCGCCAAGTTCCTCGGTGTCAGCGTCCTGGCCGGAGCGGTGCTCGCCGGCCTCGCGCTGCCGGCGGCCGGGGCGCTCGGTCTGGCCGCGAAGGGGTCGGTCGAGGGCTTCGACGAGATCCCGGCGAACCTCAAGACGCCACCGCTCAGCCAGCGGACCACCATTCAGGACGCCGACGGCGGCGAGATCGCCAAGGTCTACTCCCGCGACCGCACGGTCGTCGGGCTCAAGGACATGTCGCCGTACATCCGGCAGGCGATCGTGGCGATCGAGGACGCGCGCTTCTACGAGCACGGCGCGATCGACCTGAAGGGCATCCTCCGGGCGGCCAACAAGAACGCCCAGTCCGGCGGCGTCTCCCAGGGCGCCTCGACGCTGACCCAGCAGTACGTGAAGAACGTCTTCGTCGAGGAGGCGGGCGACAACCCCACCAAGGTCGCGCAGGCCACCCAGCAGACGATCGGTCGCAAGGTCAAGGAACTCAAGTACGCGATCCAGATCGAGAAGGAGCTCGGCAAGCGCAAGATCTTGCAGAACTACCTCAACATCACGTTCTTCGGGCAGCAGGCGTACGGCATCGAGGCGGCCGCGCAGCGGTACTTCAGCAAGCACGCCAAGGACCTGACCCTGGAGGAGTCGGCGCTGCTGGCCGGGATCGTGCAGTCGCCCAGCCGCTACGACCCGCTCAACAACCCGCAGGAGGCCACCCGCCGGCGCAACACCGTGCTGCAGCGGATGGCCGATCTGAAGGACATCACCCGGGCGCAGGCGGACGCGGCGGCCCAGAAGCCGATCAAGCTGGCGGTCAGCCGCCCCAAGAACGGCTGCATCACCGCCACCCACGGCGCCGGCTTCTTCTGCGACTACATCCGCAAGGTCTTTCTCGGTGACAAGACTTTCGGAAAGACCCGCAAGGAGCGGGCGAAGCGCTGGGACCAGGGCGGCATGACCATCCGCACCACCCTCGACCCGCAGACGCAGAAGTCGATCCAGGCGTCGATAGGCGACCACGTCTATGAGGACGACCCGGTCGCCACCGCCGCCACCATCGTCGAACCGGGTACCGGCAAGATCCTCGGCATGGGCCAGTCGCGCCCGTACGGCTTCGGCGAGAACCAGACCGTGATCAACCTCTCGGTGGACCACTCCATGGGCGGCGGCGCGGGCTACCTGCCCGGGTCGACCTTCAAGCCGGTGATCGCGGCGGCCGCCCTGGAGCAGGGCACCAGTCCCGAGCAGCAGTACCCGTCGCCGTACCGGATGCCGTATCCGAGCCCGGTGCAGACCTGCAACGGCGAGTGGCACGGCACGCCGGCCGACACCACCGAGAACGAGAACAAGGAAGAGGTCGGCCCGTACGGCATGAAGGAGGCGACCGCGAAGTCGGTCAACACCTACTTCGTGCAGCTGATCAGCGACATGGGCATCTGCCCGGCGGTCAAGATGGCCCAGAAGATGGGCATCGAGCGGGCGGACGGCAAGCCGTTGCAGCAAGTTCCGTCGATGACGCTCGGTACGCAGGAGATGTCCCCGCTGACCATGGCCGCCGGTTACGCCACGTTCGCCAGCGGCGGCCAGTACTGCAGCCCGGTGGCCATCGAGTCGATCACCGACGCGCGGGGCCGGGCGATGAAGGTCCCGCAGACCAGCTGCCGTACCGCGATGTCCAAGAAGACGGCGGACACCATCAACACCCTCCTCAAGGGTGTGGTCGAGGACGGCACGGGCAAGGAGGCCGGCCTCAAGGGGCGCGACAGCGCCGGCAAGACGGGCACCACCGACAGCCGCTACGCCGCCTGGTTCGTCGGATACACGCCGAACGCGGCGGGCGCGGTCTGGGTCGGCGACCCGCAGCACCGGCGCAAGATGTACAACATCACCATCGGCGGCGTACCGCACGACAAGGTCTACGGTGCCGACACCCCCGGCCCCATCTGGCGTGACGCGATGACCGGCGCCCTGGTCGGCCGGCCCGCGCCGGCGCTGCCCACCGTCCCGATCGACGACCCCGTCAAGGACCGGAACAAGGGCGACGACGGCGGCAAGGGCGGCGGCAAGCACAAGCCCGGGCGCGGCCACGGCGGCGACAACAAGCCGGGCGGCGGCGGATGGGACATTCCGGGCTGGCCCGACATTCTGGGTGGCGGCAACGGCGGCTGGTAG
- a CDS encoding GatB/YqeY domain-containing protein: MTTLKTKLQDDLTLAIKARDELRSSTLRLTLTAIQKEEVAGKEARELSDGEVEKIITREAKKRREAAEAFDQGGRAAQAERERAEGEVLADYLPKQLSDDELEQLVAAAVAEAKGAGAEGPRAMGAVMKIVNPQVAGRAEGGRVAAVVKKLLAG; the protein is encoded by the coding sequence ATGACCACGCTCAAGACCAAGCTGCAGGACGACCTCACCCTCGCGATCAAGGCGCGCGATGAGCTGCGCTCCTCCACCCTCCGCCTCACGCTGACCGCGATCCAGAAGGAAGAGGTCGCGGGCAAGGAGGCGCGTGAGCTGTCCGACGGCGAGGTCGAGAAGATCATCACGCGGGAGGCGAAGAAGCGCCGGGAGGCCGCCGAGGCGTTCGACCAGGGCGGCCGTGCCGCCCAGGCCGAGCGTGAGCGTGCCGAGGGCGAGGTGCTCGCGGACTACCTGCCCAAGCAGCTGTCCGACGACGAGCTGGAGCAGCTGGTCGCGGCGGCGGTGGCGGAGGCCAAGGGCGCCGGCGCCGAGGGGCCGAGGGCGATGGGCGCCGTCATGAAGATCGTCAACCCGCAGGTGGCGGGGCGTGCCGAGGGCGGCCGGGTGGCCGCCGTGGTGAAGAAGCTGCTGGCCGGCTGA
- a CDS encoding metallophosphoesterase, with the protein MRARYGVPLTLTAVGAAGLAYAAGFEVRSFRLRRVTVPVLPRGMRPLRVLQVSDIHMVSGQRKKQRWLQSLAGLRPDFVINTGDNLSDPEGVPETLDALGPLMEFPGAYVFGSNDYYGPKLRNPARYLFERMQGRHGLNGNAPVVGAVHNPWEELRDAFDAAGWVGLSNCRGRLKLEGIEIALTGLDDPHIKRDRYAEVAGGPEAGADLSLAVVHAPYLRSLDAFAADGYPLILAGHTHGGQLCIPFYGALVTNCDLDPDRVKGLSTHTAAGRTSFLHVSAGCGTNRYTPVRFACPPEATLLTLTARP; encoded by the coding sequence ATGCGCGCGCGATACGGAGTACCCCTGACCCTGACCGCAGTCGGCGCGGCCGGCCTGGCCTACGCCGCCGGCTTCGAAGTCCGCTCCTTCCGGCTGCGACGTGTCACCGTTCCCGTACTGCCCCGGGGCATGCGTCCGTTGCGCGTCCTGCAGGTCTCCGACATCCACATGGTCAGCGGCCAGCGCAAGAAGCAGCGCTGGCTGCAGTCGCTCGCCGGGCTGCGCCCCGACTTCGTCATCAACACGGGGGACAACCTCTCCGACCCCGAGGGCGTCCCCGAGACCCTCGACGCGCTCGGTCCGCTGATGGAGTTCCCCGGCGCGTACGTCTTCGGCTCGAACGACTACTACGGCCCCAAGCTGCGCAACCCCGCCCGCTATCTGTTCGAGCGGATGCAGGGCCGGCACGGCCTCAACGGCAACGCCCCGGTGGTGGGCGCCGTCCACAACCCGTGGGAAGAGCTGCGGGACGCCTTCGACGCGGCCGGCTGGGTCGGGCTGTCCAATTGCCGTGGCCGCCTCAAGCTGGAGGGCATCGAGATCGCCCTGACCGGCCTGGACGACCCGCACATCAAGCGGGACCGGTACGCGGAGGTGGCCGGCGGCCCGGAAGCCGGCGCCGACCTCTCGCTCGCCGTCGTCCACGCGCCCTACCTGCGCTCCCTGGACGCCTTCGCCGCCGACGGGTACCCGCTGATCCTGGCCGGGCACACCCATGGCGGCCAGCTCTGCATCCCCTTCTACGGGGCGCTCGTCACCAACTGCGATCTCGACCCCGACCGAGTGAAGGGCCTCTCCACCCACACGGCCGCCGGCCGGACCTCCTTCCTCCATGTCTCCGCCGGCTGCGGCACCAACCGGTACACCCCGGTCCGCTTCGCCTGTCCCCCGGAGGCGACCCTGCTGACCCTCACGGCGCGTCCCTGA
- a CDS encoding C1 family peptidase, translating into MSRASHKWKTISGTSRTVIALATAGVLGAVTVGVSSASTAVPDRGPAPGRAPQAGHGKLPHGLGILPSRSQWRQSVLRHSVESRLVAAAPRPADAGTSQGKVGATPPAGVDLTKYAPRPGQQGQVGSCAAWAIDYTAYTILEREQKIAADPRAPMYTYAQISQGNDKGSSPQQHFKIAMEQGIDSKPHYWQGDFDYTTQPTARERANAAHWKLSGYTPLHTGSRIKAEVKAALAKGEPVVISMRVYNSFFYLNARKAASYTYYPASGEKYAGGHGVTIVGYNSKGVRVENSWGPDWGDHGFVNLPWKFLTGDQLMEANAVGKLIHQP; encoded by the coding sequence ATGAGTCGTGCTTCCCACAAGTGGAAGACCATCAGCGGCACGTCGCGCACCGTCATCGCGCTCGCCACGGCGGGCGTGCTGGGAGCCGTCACCGTCGGGGTCTCCTCGGCGAGCACCGCCGTACCCGATCGCGGCCCGGCCCCCGGCCGGGCACCGCAGGCCGGTCACGGCAAACTGCCGCACGGCCTCGGCATCCTGCCGTCCCGGTCGCAGTGGCGGCAGTCCGTGCTGCGCCACTCCGTCGAGTCGAGGCTGGTCGCCGCCGCCCCGCGTCCGGCGGACGCCGGCACCTCGCAGGGGAAGGTCGGCGCAACCCCTCCCGCCGGTGTCGATCTCACCAAGTACGCCCCCAGGCCCGGCCAGCAGGGCCAGGTCGGCTCCTGCGCCGCGTGGGCCATCGACTACACGGCCTACACCATCCTGGAGAGGGAGCAGAAGATCGCCGCCGACCCTCGGGCGCCCATGTACACCTACGCGCAGATCTCCCAGGGGAACGACAAGGGCAGCTCGCCGCAGCAGCACTTCAAGATAGCCATGGAGCAGGGCATCGACTCCAAGCCCCACTACTGGCAGGGGGACTTCGACTACACCACCCAGCCGACCGCGCGCGAGAGAGCCAATGCCGCGCACTGGAAGCTGTCCGGTTACACCCCCCTGCACACCGGCAGCCGGATCAAGGCCGAGGTGAAGGCCGCGCTGGCCAAGGGCGAGCCGGTCGTCATCTCGATGCGCGTGTACAACAGCTTCTTCTACCTCAACGCCCGGAAGGCCGCCTCCTACACGTACTACCCGGCCTCCGGCGAGAAGTACGCGGGCGGTCACGGCGTCACCATCGTCGGCTACAACAGCAAGGGCGTGCGGGTCGAGAACTCCTGGGGCCCCGACTGGGGCGACCACGGATTCGTCAACCTGCCCTGGAAGTTCCTGACCGGCGACCAGCTGATGGAGGCCAACGCCGTCGGCAAGCTCATCCACCAGCCGTAA
- a CDS encoding sigma-70 family RNA polymerase sigma factor → MTPEREAAVTAAAQAGDQQAQDELVAGYLPLVYNIVGRALHGHADVDDVVQETMLRVLDGLPDVRKPHRFRSWLVSVTMNEIRRHWRGKQTSVADAGVDEVAELADPGADFVDLTIIRLGLSGQRQEVAEATRWLDEGDRALLSLWWLETAGELTRSEVAAALKLPARFVAVRVQRMKAQLETARSVVRALSATSRCPRLEPVVARWDGVPSALWRKRISRHVRDCRACSGRRSGLIPAQSLLVGIALVPPGAAVAWSAAQAGQETTACGAAVQLTGVRGGKSATVRPPGGRHAVHRPTGRGGSRSGGHRRPRVRPRGTHLLAGSAAVTAAATVISVSFGSTDGARKTDSKPGAVAAVQVEAAPVTSTPPLAPSPSATRRPVASPSRKPTVAPRAAAPSPTHPTSTPSSTPRPQAPADAVQQVLALINRARAAHGLPAYTLTTGLTRSATAHNTAMDNGCGMSHQCPGEAPLGDRETAAGVKWGAAGENIGQATAGPDAQQIAQAAVSLTQDMLNEKPPNDGHRRNILSSTFTHVGIAVHRNPNGTVWLTHDFSD, encoded by the coding sequence ATGACGCCGGAACGTGAAGCCGCGGTCACCGCGGCCGCGCAGGCAGGTGACCAGCAAGCGCAGGACGAGCTGGTGGCCGGCTATCTGCCGCTGGTCTACAACATCGTCGGGCGCGCGCTCCACGGTCACGCGGACGTCGACGACGTGGTGCAGGAGACCATGCTTCGCGTCCTGGACGGGCTGCCCGACGTGCGCAAACCGCATCGGTTCCGCTCGTGGCTGGTGTCGGTGACGATGAACGAGATACGCCGGCACTGGCGCGGTAAACAGACGTCGGTCGCCGATGCCGGGGTGGACGAGGTGGCCGAACTGGCCGATCCCGGTGCGGACTTCGTCGACCTGACCATCATTCGGCTGGGGCTTTCCGGTCAGCGCCAGGAGGTCGCCGAGGCAACCCGTTGGCTGGACGAGGGCGATCGGGCCCTGTTGTCCCTGTGGTGGCTGGAGACCGCGGGCGAGTTGACCCGCTCCGAGGTGGCCGCCGCCTTGAAGCTGCCCGCGCGGTTCGTCGCGGTACGGGTGCAGCGGATGAAGGCGCAGCTGGAAACCGCGCGGTCCGTGGTGCGCGCGCTGTCGGCGACGTCCCGTTGTCCACGGCTGGAGCCCGTCGTGGCCCGGTGGGACGGCGTTCCCTCCGCGCTGTGGCGCAAGCGCATTTCCCGGCACGTCCGTGACTGCCGGGCCTGCTCGGGGCGGCGCAGCGGCCTGATACCGGCACAGAGCCTCCTCGTCGGCATCGCCCTGGTACCGCCGGGTGCCGCGGTCGCCTGGTCGGCGGCCCAGGCAGGGCAGGAGACGACGGCGTGCGGAGCGGCGGTCCAGCTGACCGGTGTACGCGGCGGGAAGTCCGCGACCGTGCGCCCGCCGGGAGGGCGGCACGCAGTGCACCGGCCGACCGGTCGAGGCGGCAGCCGGTCCGGCGGCCACCGTCGTCCACGGGTCCGGCCCCGAGGCACGCACCTACTCGCCGGGAGCGCCGCGGTGACGGCCGCGGCAACCGTGATATCCGTGTCCTTCGGCTCGACGGACGGTGCCCGGAAGACCGACTCCAAGCCCGGTGCCGTCGCCGCGGTCCAGGTGGAGGCGGCGCCGGTGACCAGCACACCGCCCCTTGCCCCGTCCCCCTCGGCCACCCGTCGGCCGGTGGCCTCGCCCAGCCGGAAACCGACCGTCGCGCCACGCGCCGCCGCACCGTCCCCGACCCACCCGACGTCCACGCCCTCCAGCACCCCGCGCCCGCAGGCGCCCGCCGACGCGGTCCAGCAGGTGCTGGCCCTGATCAACCGGGCACGGGCCGCGCACGGCCTGCCCGCCTACACCCTCACCACCGGCCTCACCCGCAGCGCGACGGCGCACAACACGGCGATGGACAACGGTTGCGGCATGTCCCACCAGTGCCCGGGCGAAGCCCCGCTGGGAGACCGCGAGACAGCTGCCGGCGTCAAGTGGGGTGCCGCGGGAGAAAACATCGGGCAGGCAACGGCAGGGCCGGACGCCCAGCAGATCGCGCAGGCCGCCGTCAGCCTCACCCAGGACATGCTGAACGAGAAGCCGCCCAACGACGGCCACCGCCGGAACATCCTCAGCAGCACGTTCACCCACGTCGGCATCGCCGTCCACCGGAATCCCAACGGCACCGTCTGGCTCACCCACGACTTCTCCGACTGA